The Streptomyces sp. NBC_01551 genome window below encodes:
- a CDS encoding type IV secretory system conjugative DNA transfer family protein, which produces MSERTGPSAAGLDDNTLLAAYGAGLVVTVGGSVLLAGPLAGLLSGNGWVGSSEGVPTTVLSALVKGPGSVYQPAPPPWLFYALTVFFVLALGALIVRAAGAMSFGGSSGGAQWGGAKIERKMAAQNDPLKRINRITAGRGLRTKAIVAAQPNISATVFGVPGSSKTTGLVLPNAAEWQGPLVVTTTKAADLDVIYARRRAIGPVWVIAPAGIPGRATDHWSPVAYCTDAKAADRMAAWSAEGSSSGDDKRAAPWVDQAKSVLKGIMLAAQLSGGGISDMRRWISLGRDAVDHVRAILLAHGYADVAEDYASPWLRLHEDGIGSIQFSLNVLARVFADEEVRETCSRSDFTFEEWLDRQGTICIIASEADADRFAPLISSLIAGAIHAAESRYNATGKPISPSVGVLVDEAGNMLRYPRLPNILTTGRGMGITMLTVWHDLSQLRESLGTQKANTVLSASGLRMLLPGCGDLETLRYFSGLYGRTEVMKTSHGRSRGEHSTNTQATETDLAPVHSLQQLPDFTAIAQYTNLPPIKVKMRLTFRDKDLKKLLAEPEAAPAKK; this is translated from the coding sequence ATGTCCGAGCGCACCGGCCCGTCTGCTGCCGGGCTCGACGACAACACGCTGCTCGCCGCCTACGGCGCGGGCCTCGTCGTCACGGTCGGCGGTTCCGTCCTGCTCGCCGGACCGCTCGCCGGGCTGCTCTCCGGCAACGGCTGGGTCGGCAGCAGCGAAGGCGTTCCCACCACGGTCCTGTCGGCCCTCGTCAAGGGCCCCGGCTCCGTCTACCAGCCGGCCCCGCCCCCCTGGCTGTTCTACGCGCTCACCGTGTTCTTCGTACTCGCCCTGGGCGCCCTGATCGTCAGGGCCGCCGGCGCGATGTCCTTCGGCGGGAGCTCCGGGGGCGCCCAGTGGGGCGGCGCGAAGATCGAGCGGAAGATGGCCGCGCAGAACGACCCGCTGAAGCGGATCAACCGCATCACCGCCGGCCGCGGCTTGCGTACGAAGGCCATCGTGGCGGCCCAGCCCAACATCTCCGCGACCGTCTTCGGCGTACCCGGCTCGTCGAAGACGACCGGCCTGGTACTGCCGAACGCCGCGGAATGGCAGGGTCCGCTGGTGGTCACCACCACCAAGGCCGCCGACCTGGACGTCATCTACGCCCGCCGCCGCGCCATCGGCCCGGTCTGGGTCATCGCCCCGGCCGGCATCCCCGGCCGCGCCACCGACCACTGGTCCCCGGTCGCGTACTGCACCGATGCCAAGGCCGCCGACCGGATGGCCGCCTGGTCGGCCGAAGGGTCCTCGTCCGGCGACGACAAACGCGCGGCCCCGTGGGTCGACCAGGCCAAGAGCGTCCTCAAGGGCATCATGCTCGCCGCCCAGCTCTCCGGCGGCGGCATCAGCGACATGCGCCGCTGGATCAGCCTCGGCAGGGACGCGGTCGACCACGTCCGCGCGATCCTCCTCGCCCACGGCTACGCCGACGTCGCCGAGGACTACGCCTCCCCCTGGCTGCGCCTCCACGAGGACGGCATCGGATCCATCCAGTTCAGCCTCAACGTCCTGGCCCGCGTCTTCGCCGACGAAGAGGTCCGCGAGACCTGCTCCCGCTCCGACTTCACCTTCGAGGAATGGCTCGACCGGCAGGGCACCATCTGCATCATCGCCTCCGAGGCCGACGCCGACCGCTTCGCCCCGCTCATCAGCTCCCTGATCGCCGGAGCCATCCACGCCGCGGAGTCCCGCTACAACGCGACCGGCAAGCCCATCAGCCCGAGCGTCGGCGTCCTCGTCGACGAGGCGGGCAACATGCTGCGCTACCCCCGGCTGCCCAACATCCTCACGACCGGCCGCGGCATGGGCATCACCATGCTCACCGTCTGGCACGACCTCTCCCAGCTCCGCGAGTCCCTCGGCACGCAGAAGGCCAACACCGTCCTGTCCGCGAGCGGTCTGCGCATGCTGCTGCCCGGCTGCGGCGACCTGGAGACCCTGCGCTACTTCTCCGGCCTCTACGGCCGCACTGAGGTCATGAAGACCAGCCACGGCCGCTCCCGCGGCGAGCACTCCACCAACACCCAGGCCACCGAGACCGACCTGGCCCCCGTCCACTCCCTCCAGCAGCTGCCCGACTTCACCGCCATCGCCCAGTACACGAACCTGCCGCCCATCAAGGTGAAGATGCGCCTCACCTTCCGCGACAAGGACCTCAAGAAGCTCCTCGCGGAGCCCGAGGCCGCCCCCGCCAAGAAGTAG